The proteins below come from a single Takifugu rubripes chromosome 10, fTakRub1.2, whole genome shotgun sequence genomic window:
- the dync2i1 gene encoding WD repeat-containing protein 60, which produces MYSGKKLTKEDTWKPSDLSRYLKEGNGDERRHRGGESTERRRRETEKESRKERDKQRESTRERRDEDERHTERRKEESRDRRGERERRGEKGKREQEGFPEGDSYDSRERRDRRSDREKRDERDRRERDSVVEVDKHRFHSKERRDRKQEHERAKEKERHRDKERERDATKEEKDKERRRHHRTESERRRHEESGEGDFKKHERDRRERHRDRERHADEYKERKNERERRERLSEGKEEKGHREDHRRHREEKERRQKERDHQDEKRRRDRDRGREGASDEVRRHRGDGERSERDRRREMRLRERGEEEGRSHGSSSDKTAPEKSRRQASGAAVLLSQEAAKTSDHGSRAAEAVGDTGEPGDADAQEYEEDFEEYEEDFEEMDESEHEGGGEEEPRRPDVREEEEEEAGAQWKKEMEAIQRAMDEENKRVTSAQSRRMSEEDVREHSRASEKTPPPPSGRFIDFMAAKQREVSQKITEKQKKRSTELLRLIDLDFSVTFSVLDLPPVNEYDMYIRSFGTANTRQAYVQCNEDNVDRDIQTEEIDVSQKWTQHPPEHAGACGDPNLPWEALTFSQIDVDSRRLTSFLRSASQVMAVLLEEEQAERESPRKHGSPADTMSFSDGSSRLNTKIPFLSGRSISQLQVQRNTLMSVHVPAAGLSHTLLDDCTLICIWNIWEPSRPQKVLTYQSEVQCCCFSPGKASLVFAGTSVGSVVLWDLREYASDHHRVTIEEEEWTLRQPTFSTDAVMARWGHFSSVVSVEAVSSAAAGELRSEVPLLASVEESSGLSFQLASLDETGVLNFWVVLELPKANEAGSPTDLGLRPGGRVKLLHSSAVLTAERSRRDAATTGLQTLRLKFLPTDSNHFFTGTNMGLVNHGTSHGLKATPKFYRCQDAGVRPVDVTEIHFSPFQQHLFLVGCGDGSVRLHAVRQEHPVAEWSSGDPVVSVQWSPTRPAVFCVLDAASNLHIWDLLESSTQPVITEKLLSDRVTAMTLFGDPGQQNPYSGVALAHQSGTIELQYFTAGLTTPSPAEVEKLERMADEAL; this is translated from the exons ATGTACAGCGGCAAA AAATTAACCAAAGAAGACACGTGGAAACCATCAGACCTGAGCAGATACCTGAAA GAAGGCAACGGTGATGAAAGAAGGCATCGAGGAGGGGAATCTACAGAGAGACGCCGCAGAGAAACTGAGAAGGAATCCCGaaaagagagagacaaacagagggagagcaccagggagaggagggatgaagatGAACGACacacagaaagaagaaaagaggagtcACGGGATAGGAGAGgtgaaagggagaggagaggagagaagggtaAAAGGGAGCAGGAAGGGTTTCCAGAAGGTGACAGTtatgactccagagagagacgaGACAGAAGAAGTGATAGAGAGAAAAGAGACGAGAGGGACAGAAGAGAGCGAGACAGCGTCGTAGAAGTGGACAAGCACCGTTTTCATTCCAAGgagagaagagacaggaagcaggagcacGAGCGagcaaaggaaaaggaaagacacagagacaaggagagagagagggatgcaacgaaagaggagaaggacaaAGAAAGGAGGAGACACCACAGGACCGAAAGCGAGAGAAGGAGACACGAGGAAAGCGGAGAAGGCGACTTTAAAAAGCACgaaagagacagaagagagaggcACCGAGACAGAGAGCGACACGCAGACGAATATAAAGAAAggaagaatgagagagagagacgagagaGGCTGTcggaagggaaggaggaaaaag GACACAGGGAAGACCACAGGAGgcacagagaggagaaggagaggaggcagaaagagagagatcaTCAGGATGAAAAGCGGCGgcgagacagagacaggggacGCGAGGGCGCTAGCGACGAGGTCAGGCGTCACCGCGGCGACGGGGAGCGGTCGGAACGAGACCGACGCAGAGAGATGAGGCTCcgggagaggggggaagaggaaggACGTAGTCACGGAAGCAGCTCGGATAAAACAGCGCCCGAGAAAAGCCGGAGACAGGCGTCCGGAGCCGCGGTCCTGTTGTCCCAGGAGGCCGCTAAGACCTCCGACCATGGGAGCAGGGCGGCGGAAGCTGTGGGAGACACAGGAGAGCCC GGTGATGCTGATGCGCAGGAATACGAAGAGGACTTTGAG GAATACGAGGAGGATTTCGAGGAGATGGACGAGAGTGAACACGAAGGGGGGGGCGAGGAGGAGCCCCGACGTCCGGACGtgcgggaggaagaggaggaggaggccgggGCTCAGTGGAAAAAGGAGATGGAGGCAATTCAGCGAGCGATGGATGAAGAAAACAAGAGGGTGACATCCGCTCAGTCCAGACGGATGAGCGAAGAGGATGTGCGGGAACACTCCAGAG CATCTGAAAAgactccgcccccccccagcgGGAGGTTCATTGACTTCATGGCTGCCAAACAGCGGGAAGTCAGCCAGAAAATTACCGAAAAACAGAA GAAACGCAGTACGGAGCTGCTTCGCCTCATCGATCTGGATTTCTCCGTCACCTTCTCCGTTTTGGATCTGCCCCCCGTTAACGAGTACGACATGTACATCAGAAGCTTTGGGACTGCGAACACCAGACAG GCTTACGTCCAGTGTAACGAGGACAACGTGGACAGAGACATCCAGACGGAGGAGATAGACGTCAGCCAGAAGTGGACGCAGCATCCTCCAGAGCACGCCGGAGCCTGCGGTG ATCCCAACCTGCCCTGGGAAGCTTTGACCTTCAGTCAAATCGACGTCGACTCCCGGCGCCTGACGTCATTCCTGCGCTCGGCCTCGCAG GTGATGGCGGTCCttctggaggaagagcaggctgAGAGGGAATCCCCGAGGAAGCACGGCTCCCCGGCAGACACCATGTCTTTCAGCGATGGAAGTTCGCGGCTCAACACCAAGATTCCTTTTCTTTCCG GTCGCAGCATCAGCCAGCTCCAGGTGCAGAGGAACACCCTGATGAGCGTCCACGTCCCTGCAGCCGGGCTCAGCCACACGCTGCTCGACGACTGCACCCTCATCTGCATCTGGAACATCTGGGAGCCCTCCAGACCTCAGAAAGTCCTAACGTATCAATCTGAG GtgcagtgctgctgcttcagccctGGAAAGGCCTCCTTGGTGTTTGCAGGCACCTCAGTGGGCTCTGTGGTGCTGTGGGACCTGAGGGAATACGCCAGTGACCACCACCGCGTCAccatagaggaggaggagtggacttTGCGGCAGCCCACCTTCTCCACCG ATGCGGTTATGGCCCGCTGGGGACATTTCTCCTCCGTCGTGTCCGTCGAAGccgtgtcctctgctgcagcaggggaGCTGAGGTCGGAGGTCCCCCTGCTGGCATCTGTGGAAG AGTCGTCAGGACTGTCGTTTCAGCTGGCCTCCCTGGATGAAACTGGAGTTTTAAATTTCTGG GTGGTGCTGGAGCTCCCAAAAGCCAACGAGGCGGGCTCACCGACCGATCTGG GCCTCAGGCCAGGGGGGAGAGTAAAATTACTCCACAGCTCCGCCGTCCTCACCGCTGAGAG ATCAAGACGAGACGCGGCGACAACTGGACTCCAAACGCTTCGTTTAAAATTCCTGCCAACGGACTCCAATCATTTCTTTACTGGCACTAATATG GGACTGGTGAATCACGGCACCAGTCACGGTTTGAAGGCTACGCCCAAGTTTTACAGGTGTCAGGACGCGGGAGTCCGACCTGTGGATGTCACCGAGATTCATTTTTCTCCCTTCCAGCAGCACTTGTTCTTG GTGGGATGTGGGGACGGCAGTGTCAGGCTGCACGCAGTCAGACAAGAGCACCCTGTGGCGGAGTGGAGCAGTGGAGACCCTGTGGTCTCCGTTCAGTGGTCTCCGACCAGACCTGCGGTTTTCTGTGTACTGGACGCTGCCTCTAACCTCCACATCTGGGACCTGTTGGAAAGCAGCACCCAGCCTGTGATCACTGAAAAGCTTCTTTCTGACAG GGTGACGGCCATGACTCTGTTTGGAGACCCGGGGCAACAGAACCCGTACTCAGGGGTGGCGCTGGCGCACCAGTCGGGAACAATAGAACTGCAGTATTTCACAGCAGGTCTCACTACACCCAGTCCTGCAGAAGTGGAGAAGTTGGAGAGGATGGCAGACGAAGCCCTCTGA
- the LOC101076278 gene encoding leucine-rich repeat-containing protein 14, with translation MVLSLVNLCAREVVSDHSLSHSWLKWVPRELYGPLLEAAFTSYRPLAVGELVQRWPQRTLRVGGRRKPGQPAPNRLCIQALLLAVVRGLSTQGFALQLLDLCGMQGDEGGMEESMGGWSLTVALCTMVVQARASSHKRQKREVGERERKRFSALERERDLKRERGKWKKEEPSERQAAERKEPRGEDGESVGLCCLRSEEELAKGVRRRMEIERKAETSEAAVDGSKKETADKDVSDDVLLHVRANLFVNARSWERARVALSTQGPLKLQCRHLRIEEISVSSIRTLLDLLPDRGLLGIDVRYSNLGVAGLAELLPLLSAFPTLSSLRLQYCNLDFGRDRYGQEEALRNLSVGLAKLEGLQRLSLTALRLPGQLRVLLSSLPRPLEILELPYLSLNPADLAYLSCSHHAASLQQLDLSENHLDVTTLPSVRRLLSQASGSLQHLSLSGCGLTDSLLGLLLPSLQGCWALKSLALALNPLSMDSLLDLVRTAVRMPSLHRLLYPNPLEDYQPGLPDMPSSAQLLDWPLDESFQISMTSSQLTQVLMENGRSDLFLTCDLLNYDKDLVS, from the exons ATGGTGCTTTCTTTGGTGAACCTCTGCGCCAGGGAGGTGGTGAGTGACCACAGCTTGTCACACTCCTGGTTGAAATGGGTGCCCAGGGAGCTGTACGGGCCGCTGCTGGAGGCCGCGTTCACCAGCTACAGACCGCTGGCGGTGGGTGAACTGGTGCAGCGGTGGCCGCAGCGCACCCTGCGAGTCGGGGGGCGAAGAAAACCGGGACAACCTGCGCCAAACCGCCTCTGCATTCAAGCGCTGCTCCTGGCTGTTGTTAGAGGACTGTCAACCCAAGG GTTTGCCCTGCAACTGCTGGATCTTTGTGGAATGcaaggagatgaaggaggtaTGGAAGAGTCCATGGGAGGCTGGTCCCTGACTGTAGCACTTTGCACCATGGTTGTCCAGGCCCGAGCCAGCTCACAcaagaggcagaagagagagGTGGGCGAGCGGGAGCGAAAACGGTTCTCGGCcctggagagagaaagggatCTGAAAAGAGAGAGGGGCAAGTGGAAGAAGGAAGAACCGAGTGAGCGTCAAGCGGCAGAGAGAAAGGAGCCGAGGGGGGAAGATGGAGAGAGTGTGGGATTGTGCTGCTTGCGTTCTGAGGAGGAGTTGGCCAAAGGtgtcaggaggaggatggaaataGAGAGGAAGGCTGAGACCTCGGAGGCAGCTGTAGACGGCTCCAAAAAGGAGACAGCGGACAAGGACGTTAGCGACGACGTTTTGCTGCACGTGCGAGCCAATCTCTTTGTCAATGCTAGGTCTTGGGAGCGTGCTCGTGTGGCTCTGAGCACACAGGGGCCTCTTAAACTTCAGTGCAGGCACCTGCGTATAGAGGAGATTTCAGTGTCCAGCATCAGAACCCTGCTAGACCTGCTACCTGATCGGGGTCTGCTGGGCATCGATGTTCGCTACAGCAACCTGGGGGTGGCGGGCCTGGccgagctgctgcctctgctgtcagCTTTCCCCACCCTGAGCTCCCTCCGCCTGCAGTACTGCAACTTAGATTTTGGCAGAGACCGCTACGGTCAGGAGGAGGCACTGAGGAACTTGTCTGTGGGTCTGGCAAAGCTGGAGGGGCTGCAGCGCCTCAGCCTCACTGCCCTGCGCCTGCCGGGACAGCTTCGTGTGCTGCTCAG TTCGCTTCCTCGGCCTTTAGAGATCCTGGAGCTGCCATATTTGAGCCTGAACCCAGCGGACTTGGCCTATCTGTCCTGCAGCCATCACGCCGCCTCCCTGCAACAGCTGGATTTGAGCGAGAACCATCTGGATGTAACCACGCTGCCCTCCGTCCGCCGCCTGCTCTCCCAAGCGTCAGGCAGCCTGCAGCACCTCTCTCTGAGCGGCTGCGGCCTGACCGACAGCCTGCTGGGACTCTTGCTGCCCTCCTTGCAAGGCTGCTGGGCCCTGAAGAGCTTGGCTTTGGCTCTGAACCCTCTCTCTATGGATAGCCTCCTGGACCTGGTGAGGACGGCTGTGAGAATGCCCTCCCTGCATCGCTTGCTGTACCCCAACCCCCTGGAGGACTACCAGCCGGGCCTTCCCGACATGCCCTCCAGTGCTCAGCTCTTAGACTGGCCCCTGGACGAGTCCTTCCAGATCAGCATGACCAGCAGTCAGCTGACCCAGGTGCTGATGGAGAACGGGCGCTCTGACCTCTTCCTGACGTGTGACCTGCTCAATTATGACAAAGACTTGGTGAGCTAG